The segment CACGCAATAATGTCCTCATCGGATTGCCCCGTTTTCTTCGCATACGATGCGACGAGCGACGCGTCGACCTTGTCGAGCAATTCAGCCGTCGCGCGCAGATCGTCACCAGTTCCCCACGCCAGGCACGAGCCACGATGGATCATGAACATCGACCCTTCGGCCATAATCACTTTCTCGCACGCGATCGCGAGAAAAGTTGCAGCGCTCGCCGCGTAGCCGTCGACATGCGCGATGATGTCCGATGCATGCTCGCGGATCGCCTGCGCCATCGCGCGCGCCTCGAAAACGTCGCCGCCCGGCGAGTTGATGCGCAAGTGGATGGTCGGCGCACTGATCGCAGCAAGCTGCTGGACAAACGACGCAGCAGAGATTCCTCCCCACCAGTCATCCGCAGCGATCACGTCGTACAGATAGACTGTCGCGTCACCATTCGCATCGTTGCGGACCTCAAACTTACGAGGCGCCGCACGGTTGTCATTCAGCAGCTTGAGTAGCTGGTTCTGCATTCTTTGCCCCGTTGAAAAGAGTGTCGCCGTCCGCGACCGGAGGGAGGTTTTCCGCCCTCCGCACTTCGTTTTTCGACATCCAACCCGGTTCGCCGGCCCGGCCGAGCGCCGATCGATACGCGTCGTATCGCGATTTCGTATCGCCCCGCAACAACGGCGTCGCGTCGTAGGCAACCTTCGATTTCCCGCGAACCGCCGTTTTCCGATTGAATTCCTGCTCGATCTTCGTCATGTGACGGCCGAGCGTGTACCGAACGAATCCGGTGCCGAGTTGCTCCAGCCCGTTACCGAAACTGGTTTGCTTTTCCAGCTGGCCGACCATGTACGGCGGCACACCGAAGATGCGGGCAACCTCTTCGACCGACAGTTTTTCGCGCTCCAGCAATTGCGCGTCCGCCGCGGTCATACTGATCTGCGACACCTTCAATCCACCACCGATTACAACCGGCGCATTGGAATTGTCGAGGCCGCTGTATCGCTCGCGCCATTGCTCGCGAATCAAATCGACCTGATCGCGGTCGACCTTCGCATCCGTCGACAACACGATGTCAGGCCGCAGGCCGTCCGTCAGGATGTTCTCGGCAACTTCGTTCGACGCGAGCGCCGTGCTGACCGGCTGTCGCAATACGTGCTGGATCTGCGACATGCCGCGCAGGCCGTCGAACCCCGGGCCGGGCACGTGAATCATGTCGTCCTGGTCCACCGTCTCCGTCGTGCCGTCGACGTTGACGATTTGATAAATCAGGCGATCGTCGTGAAGCATCGGCGAGACGTTGAGCGGGTGAAGAGGCTCAATCGACTCAATCTGAGCAGAGAAAATCGACGGTCGATGCAGACGCATGTACAGATTTCCGCGAAGCAGCAACGCCTGTGCTGAAAATTCCCACGCGAGCGCCGCCGACCACCGCGGATGCATCTCTTCGTTCAACATGTGCCACATGTCGCCACGCACCGGCGTCGACAGATCACCGTTGACGGTATAGGTCTGCAACACAAGCTGGCCGAGCGCCCCGCCGATCAAGCTCACGCACGCGTACACGGCACCGATTGCCATCGCACTGCGCTCGCTCACCGACCGGCCTCGCGGCAATCCGCCCGCTAGCCACCCGTACCCCTCCGTTCCAGCGACCATTTCCGAGATCGGGATCGACTTCCCCGTCGACGCCTGCACCTCGCGTTCAGCCTGACGCTTCGCACGCCATTCATTTAGGATCGACGACCCTGCGTTATTCGGGATGCTCATATCACAATAATTTCCGGCGTCGGGTCCGGCTGGTGAACAAGCGCGCGCGTCATTGCCATACAGGTCGCAACGATCGGATCGATGCGGCCCTCAGACGTTTTCTTGTTCGGCCGAATGTTTTCGTTCGTGTCGAGAAGCAGCGACACATTGCTTGCGCACCACCGATAGACCGGGTTCGCGTTATGACGAAAGCGGTTGCTGTATACAAGTCGCTCGAGCAGCTTTGATCCGGGCGTCAACCCGCTGAAGTTCTGCGGCACCTGAACCATCGGCACGTCGTCTTCCATCAGCTCGTTTGCCAGATGCGTCGCGTTCCATACGTCAAACGCAACCTCCTGCACGTCGAATACACTGCATGCAGCCTTGATCGTCTTGCGCACGGCGGCATAGTCGAGCACGTTGCCTTCCGTTACCGTCAACCAGCCCGCGTCTTTCCACTTCGCGTATGGCGCCGCGTCGCTATGCGACTGTTCGTCGACCTTCGCCTGCGGGCAGAAGATCCACACGAGCACAAACCATTCGCCGCTATCGAGATCGTCGGGCGGAAACACGAGCGCGAACGATGTCAGGTCGCGCGTGCTCGAGAGGTCGAGGCCGCCGAAGCACGTCCGACCACGCAGCTCGCGCGGATCGAACGGCACACCACCGAG is part of the Burkholderia ubonensis subsp. mesacidophila genome and harbors:
- a CDS encoding head maturation protease, ClpP-related is translated as MQNQLLKLLNDNRAAPRKFEVRNDANGDATVYLYDVIAADDWWGGISAASFVQQLAAISAPTIHLRINSPGGDVFEARAMAQAIREHASDIIAHVDGYAASAATFLAIACEKVIMAEGSMFMIHRGSCLAWGTGDDLRATAELLDKVDASLVASYAKKTGQSDEDIIAWMEAETWFSADEAVEFGFADELAGADGPENSSRWNLSAYANHPKARTEPAPKPQPPNPAPNPKPEPPAPQQREVVDVSALRRRLELSSYL
- a CDS encoding phage portal protein, with product MSIPNNAGSSILNEWRAKRQAEREVQASTGKSIPISEMVAGTEGYGWLAGGLPRGRSVSERSAMAIGAVYACVSLIGGALGQLVLQTYTVNGDLSTPVRGDMWHMLNEEMHPRWSAALAWEFSAQALLLRGNLYMRLHRPSIFSAQIESIEPLHPLNVSPMLHDDRLIYQIVNVDGTTETVDQDDMIHVPGPGFDGLRGMSQIQHVLRQPVSTALASNEVAENILTDGLRPDIVLSTDAKVDRDQVDLIREQWRERYSGLDNSNAPVVIGGGLKVSQISMTAADAQLLEREKLSVEEVARIFGVPPYMVGQLEKQTSFGNGLEQLGTGFVRYTLGRHMTKIEQEFNRKTAVRGKSKVAYDATPLLRGDTKSRYDAYRSALGRAGEPGWMSKNEVRRAENLPPVADGDTLFNGAKNAEPATQAAE